The following coding sequences lie in one Kribbella sp. NBC_00709 genomic window:
- a CDS encoding effector-associated constant component EACC1, with product MGVWVDVVLLDDDPEWADRGIRQLRRELNEFETWAVPTTAPEGSKGDAAAIGQVAIALGGAGGMVSILVTILKDWLVRRSSHQRVKLTIGADSLEIDSASIEEKEQLIEAFLRKHEAS from the coding sequence GTGGGGGTTTGGGTGGACGTCGTGTTGCTGGATGACGATCCGGAATGGGCGGATCGGGGGATCAGGCAGTTGCGGCGGGAGCTGAACGAGTTCGAGACCTGGGCCGTGCCCACGACCGCGCCGGAAGGCAGCAAGGGGGATGCGGCCGCGATCGGGCAGGTTGCCATCGCGCTGGGCGGTGCCGGCGGGATGGTCTCGATCCTGGTGACCATCTTGAAGGATTGGCTGGTACGGCGGAGCTCGCACCAGCGCGTGAAGCTGACGATCGGCGCGGACTCGCTCGAGATCGACTCGGCGTCGATCGAGGAGAAGGAACAGCTGATCGAGGCGTTCCTGCGCAAGCACGAAGCGAGCTGA